The following are encoded together in the Pungitius pungitius chromosome 7, fPunPun2.1, whole genome shotgun sequence genome:
- the LOC119216170 gene encoding peritrophin-55-like — MEGDQPPKSRTAHPHRVKMGKLTLTAGLCLIFASLGVPGHARHLGGYKVGYGNPCYGRQDGKYPNPNDPHSFYNCVWGHTYVQKCPKNLVYKHSITTCYYPGSSETSSTSDETTTSPPTAAPMTTTSPHTAAPMTTTSPPTAAPMTTTSPPTAAPMTTTNPPTAAPMTTTSPPTAAPMNTTSPPTTSSHDHHQSSHDHH, encoded by the exons CGCATCCACATCGTGTCAAAATGGGAAAGCTCACACTAACTGCAG GTCTCTGTTTGATCTTCGCCAGCTTGG GTGTACCTGGCCATGCGAGACATCTCGGAGGTTACAAAGTAGGATATGGAAACCCCTGTTATGGAAGACAAGATGGGAAATACCCAAACCCCAATGATCCACATTCGTTTTACAACTGTGTTTGGGGACACACCTACGTCCAAAAATGCCCCAAAAATTTGGTGTATAAGCATTCTATAACTACTTGTTACTATCCCGGATCATCTGAAACCAGCAGTACTTCTGATGAAACTACCACTAGTCCTCCCACAgcagctcccatgaccaccaccagtcctcacaccgcagctcccatgaccaccaccagtcctcccaccgcagctcccatgaccaccaccagtcctcccaccgcagctcccatgaccaccaccaaTCCTCCCACCgcagctcccatgaccaccaccagcCCTCCCACCGCAGCTCCCATGaacaccaccagtcctcccaccaca TCCTCCcacgaccaccaccagtcctcccacgaCCACCActag